The genomic DNA CTAAGCGAAGGCAGCGGAGCTACCTAGCTTATAGTGGGAGGCATCCGTAAGCGCAGAAGCGTGCTAAGGAAAATAATTAGTTCAAGCTATATAAAAGATTGGAGAAGAGAACATGCAGACTAGCCTAGTAAAGGAAAAACTTTTGATTGATGGTGAGTGGGTCAAGACAGATGAAACGCATAAAATCTATAACAAATATACGGGTGAACTTTTTTCTGAAATTAGTGTAGCTGGTGAAGAATTAGTGAGTCGGGCTGTTGCCGCCGCGGTGACAGCTTATAAGAAAACAACATTTGCACCTAATGATCGATATACAGTATTAATGCGTGTAGCACAACTCTTAGATGAGAATAGTGAACGGTTCGCAAAAATGATTGCTGTAGAAGGCGGAAAACCCATTACGGACGCAAGAACAGAAGTGAAAAGATCGGTAGCTACATTTCAAATGGCCGCTGATGAAACGAAGAAGCTAGTTGGAGAAATTATTCCAAACTATAATGCGCAGGGGCGCTTTCTTTATACCGTGAAAAAGCCGATTGGTGTAGTAGCCGCCATTACACCGTTCAACTTTCCATTAAATCTGGTTGTGCATAAAGTTGCACCGGCTCTCGCCGCGGGGAACCCTGTTATTATTAAGCCAGCCTCTGACACTGCAACAGTCACAATTAAGTTATGTGAATTGCTAGAAGAGGCGGGAGTGCCTAAGGGCTATGTTCAATGTGTAGTCGGTAGCGGCAGAACTGTAGGAGAACATCTTTTAAAGGATCAGCGCATTGCCCACTATACGTTTACAGGCTCGCCAGGTGTCGGGAAGCATATCCAGAAGACAATCGGTTTAAGAAAAGCCACATTAGAACTAGGGTCCAATTCCGCTACAATTGTCCACGGAGACGCTGACGTTAAAAAGGCGGCTGCTAAACTAGCGAAAATGGCATTTGCTCATGCTGGCCAAATCTGTATTTCTGTTCAACGAATTTATGTGCAAGAATCGATAAAAGATCAATTTATGGAGAAATTTTTACAGGAAGTTTCGCTATTGAAAGTTGGAGATCCACTAAATCCTACAACCAATGTTGGTCCGATGATTAGTGAAATTGAGGCGGAACGGGTAGAGGGATGGGTAAATGAGGCACGGCAAGCTGGGGCTGAAATTGTAACAGGCGGCAAGCGATCGGGAAGTATCTTTTATCCGACTGTGATCACGAATGTTAAAAAAGGCATGAAAGTAGTCGATGAAGAATTATTTGCACCAGTTGTTACGGTTTCAAGCTATGAAACAATTGAAGAAGCGATAGATCTCGTCAATGATTCTAAATACGGCTTACAGGCGGGTATCTATACAGCGGACTTGAATTTATCATATCGAATTCCTTATTTACTTGAAGTAGGAGGCGTCGTCATTAATGATACTTGTTGTTACCGGACAGATCAGATGCCTTATGGAGGCGTCAAAGACAGTGGAAACGGTAAAGAGGGGCCGGCATATGCCATTCAAGAACTCGTTGAAACAGTTACAGTCGTCGTCAATATAGAAGAATAACTTAAAATGAAAAAGGGTTGATCATGAATGGATGTATTCAAAATAGCTGTTATTCCAGGTGATGGCATCGGACCAGAAGTGATTGAAGAAGGCATCAAAGTGATGAAAACAGCCACTGAATTGGATGGACGTATACGGTTTGAATTTACATACTTTCCGTGGGGGTGCGAATATTATCTAGCAAATGGAAAGATGATGGCTGATGATGGAATTGATCAGCTAAGATCTTTTGATGCCATTTATCTCGGTGCCGTTGGTTACCCTGGTGTGCCTGATCATATATCGCTTTGGGATTTATTGTTGCGGATTCGAAAAGAATTTGATCAATATGTCAATATTCGTCCAATTAAACTATTGAACGGCGCGCCGTGTCCACTTGTTGATGGAAATAAAGAAAACATTGATATGCTGTTTATCCGTGAAAATAGTGAAGGAGAATACGCGGGTGCAGGCGATTGGCTTTTTAAAGGAAAGCCGGAAGAGGTTGTTTTACAAACGGGTGTCTTTTCTCGAAAAGGCACAGAACGAATTATTCGCTATGCTTTTGAAGAAGCGGTCCGGTTGGGGAAATCTGTCACCAGTATCAGCAAAGCGAATGCATTGAATTATTCAATGGTATTCTGGGATCAAGTATTCGAGGAAGTAAGCAAAGAATACCCACGCGTTAAGACATACTCCTATCTTGTAGATGCTGCAGCCATGCATATGATTAAAGATCCTAGTCGCTTTGAAGTCGTTGTCACATCGAATTTATTTGGTGATATTTTAACAGATATTGGTGCGGCATTGGCTGGGGGAATGGGACTTGCGGCGGGCGCGAATATCAACCCAGAAAAAACCTGCCCATCTATGTTCGAGCCGATTCATGGTTCGGCTCCAGATATTGCGAATCAAGGTATTGCAAATCCGCTCGCGGCCATCTGGTCTGCAAGTCAAATTTTTGATTTTTTTGGATATGAGGATATTGGTAAGAAGCTACTTAGTGCGGTTGAAAAAGTAGTGGAAGAAAAATCTATAGTTACTCCAGATCTAGGCGGGAATGCGACTACGGCAGAAGTTGGGGATTGTGTTTCGAAATGGTTAGCAGAAATAAGTGCAACCGCTACTTTAAAATAATACTCACAAAAACATCATGAACTGGCTCGTACTCACATTCGACTGGTGAACACTTCAGATAATGCACCTATTTTTATTAGTTCAAGGGGGGAATTTCAGATGGCGTTGGTTTCAATGAAAGAAATGATGATTAAAGGAAAAAAAGAAGGTTATGCAGTCGGTCAATTTAATGTGAACAATTTGGAATATGCCCAAGCCATTTTACAAGCTGCGGAAGAAGAAAAGTCACCTGTGATTCTCGGCGTATCGGAAGGAGCAGCGCGTTATATGGGCGGTTTTACAGTTGTTGTGAATATGATAAAGGGGCTTATGCATGACTATGGAACGACAGTACCTGTAGCGATTCATTTGGATCATGGATCTAGCTTTGAAAAATGTAAAGAAGCAATTGATGCAGGCTTTACCTCTGTCATGATTGATGCTTCTTCTAAGGCGCTCACAGAAAATATTGAACTAACAAATGAAGTAGTAACGTATGCGCATACACACGGGGTTTCTGTAGAAGCTGAATTGGGTGTTGTCGGCGGGGAAGAAGATGATGTCATTGCAGATGGTATTATTTATGCTGATCCGGCAGAATGTAAAAAGCTAGTGGACAATACGAGCATCGATTGCCTTGCACCCGCACTCGGCTCCGTTCACGGACCTTACAAAGGAGAGCCAAATCTTGGTTTCGAAGAAATGGAAATTATCTCGAATCAATCTGACTTACCCCTTGTGTTACATGGGGGAACCGGAATTCCATTGAAAGATATTCAGCGGGCGATTTCATTAGGGACCTCCAAAATAAATGTGAATACAGAAAACCAGATTGAGGGAACGAAAGCAGTACGAGAAGTTCTATCGGAAGATCTTGATGTGTATGATCCCCGAAAATATTTAGGTCCGATGCGTGAAGCGATTAAAGCGACTGTGATTGGGAAAATGCGTGAATTCGGAAGCTCACAACGGGCATAAATTTATCCAGCAAGATGAGATGCATATAAAACACCCTCCTGAGGCTACCCCCTAATCTAAGATAATGAGGTAGTCTTAAGGGTGTTTTATCGTGTTTAAGAAATTTAGGATTATCCAGTCATAATCAACATTTTTTATTATTTGATGAGGAAAGTTAACTTGGGATGCAATTATGGAGGTGTATTGCAATGGGAGCATTAGAAAAAAGTCAGGTCAATGAGATTAGCAAGAAAGACCATTTTAATTTTATCGCGGTGATTTTTTGTTTTTGGTTTGCCATCTATATTTATGCGCCTGTCTTCGGCGTGTACATGCAGTCCATTGATTTTTCTTATTCTACGATAGGAATCATTTTAGGGAGTTATGGCATTACACAGGTTTTACTAAGATTTCCGCTAGGTATTTTATCTGACCGATTGCAAAATATCCGCAAGCAGTTATTGGTCGGCAGCTTTGTCATGGCACTTGTGAGTAGTTTATTGTTAGTCTTTTTTGATTCAGCAGTCATGATTTTAATTGCTCGTCTGCTTGCCGGAGTCACGGCATCTATGTGGGTGATGGCGACGGTACTGTATTCATATTATTTTAGTGCTGATAAATCTGCTAAAGCGATGGGTATTTTACAGTTTGTGACGGTTGCGACTCAATTTATAAGCATGGCAATCAGCGGTTATCTTGTCCATTTATTTGGCTGGTATTTTCCGTTTTGGGTTGGAGCGGCTGCATCAATACTTGGAATTTATTTTGCTTGGAATATTAAAGCAGTCCACAATGGAAAGGTTGAGGTGACGAAATCAAGCATCGGATTACATATTAAAAAAACGATCATAATCCCACAAATAAAAATGCTGACATTCTTATCATTGATCGCCCATGCAATTTTATTCATTACCATTTTTGGATTCAGTTTTATTGTAGCTGACACACTTGGCGTGCCGGAAAAATCTTTTATTTGGCTAACGTGTGCCTTTTTTATTCCGCACGCATTGGCATCATTAGGGCTTGTTTTTTACGAAATGGATAGCCGTTATAACAAGCTTGTACTGTCCACCAGTTTTGGTTTATCTGCCTTGTTTCTTGTACTCGTCCCGTTAGCGAACTCATTTTTTTTACTTAGTGTTCTTCATGCAGGAAGCGGTTTTACATTAGGAGTAATCTTTCCACTTTTACTTAGCGAAGTCGTCAGAGTTAGTCCGAACGATTTGAAAATGTCGGCAATGGGATTCTTTCAGTCTTTTTATGCACTTGGTATTTTTCTCGGTCCTTTACTAGCAGGTATGATTGCGGAAAGTTTCGGATTACATGAGGTATTTATTTTTACTGGCGTGCTTTCTTTAGGGGCAACGGTTGTTGTTATTTTGTTGTTTGAGTGACTCAAGCAAACAGCATCCGCGACTAGAGCAAACTTTCGTATTTATCCCGCTTAAAAAACGAGTTCATTTCTTTCGCAGTTACGCTAGCGTAAAATTGCGACTATCATCAGTTGGGCGTCTTGGCTTTAACAAGGCTGCTATGAACCAATCGCAGAAGAATTATGTTCCCGTGTCAATGTCGATGGTTTCTTTTTAGAATTTGACGATAAGCGTGCGAGAGATTTTTCGCCATTACGTTTCATTAAGAAGCAGAAAGTGATTTTGGGCTGAATTAAGTCCGAGACAGCGGAACTGAAAAGACGTGTGGGAGAAGCGAAGCAATACGTCCCAATCAATCAATTTTGCCTGAGTCTGCAATGCGAATGTGCCTCGGCGGGAAGTACTATTACAGAACAGGAGCAATAGAGCAAGTTACAGCTCGTTGTCAAAACTGCAAAGAAATTCTGAGGCTTAAAGGCATCACTAGTGAAATAAAACCTTCCTAATCCAAAAGAGACTCACAGCCCCTTTTCTTTTCAAAAGAAACTTTTTGTTATGGGCAGGAGTCTACTTTAAAGAATAGAATATACAATAAGGTATAGGTGTTTTCGTATAACGTTTCTACAGAACAGAATGGAGGGAGTTCCTACTAATGGAAAATAACCGGAAGAGCGAGCTGATTTCATGGATTCAATCAATCGCTGTCGCTTTTATCATCGCGCTTATCATGCGCCAGTTTTTATTTACACCGGTGATTGTATCGGGCGAATCGATGGAGCCGACCTTTGAAGATGAAAATAAAATCGTCATCTCCAAAATTTACAAGATTAATCGTTTTGATATGATTGTCTTTCATGCACCGGGAGTGGAGAAGGATTATATCAAGCGTGTCATTGGGCTACCAGGGGATGTTGTTGTCATGGAGAATGACAAACTATACATAAATGGCAAAGAGTACGAAGAACAGTATGTCGAGGAGAATAAAGAGCGAATTTTCGAGGGGCAAAAACTCACACAAGATTTTGAAGTTGAAGTGCCAGAGGGACATTTGTTTGTTCTTGGTGATAATCGTAGAAATAGTACAGACAGTAGAGATTTAGGATTTATCGATGAAAAAGCAGTTGTTGGTACAGTGAAATTCAGGTTTTATCCGTTTAAGGAGATGGGGATACCGAAATAAGTAAGGGGAGAGGGCACTACGGTGTTTCCAACGTTAACGACGGCTCGACTACGATTGACTGAGGTGCATGCGAACCATGCGCCGACCATCTTTGAGATTTTATCGAATCCGAATGTGGTGAAATATTATGGAATGGACCCATTTCATAGCATGGAGCAAGAGGAGCAGATTGTTCAGCATTTTAAGAACATATATGAACTAAAAAGGGGCATTCGCTGGGCAATTATTATTGAGAGGGAAAACAAATTTGTTGGCACGATTGGCTTAAATAATTTGGCGGTAGGCATGAAGAGAGCGGAAGTCGGGTTTGAAATCCATCCTGATTTTTGGCGAAGTGGGGTTACGTCTGAGGCGCTTCAAGCCGTTTTAGATTATGCATTTGAGGAGCTCAATCTTCATCGAATGGGAGCGGTGACGTTTCCAGAGAATCGTGCATCGATTGGGCTATTGAAGAAATATGGATTCGTGGAAGAAGGTAAGTTGCGCAGCTATCTTTTTCAGAATGGACAATCTCACGATGCGTTGATACATTCACTTTTGCATACAGATTGGGTGTTAGGTGAATAAGGAAATGAAGTAGAGCCTTTGCACAGTATTTATTTGTGTGGAGGTTTTTTTAATCGTCATGGCGATGATAATCAGTTCGAATATGATGACCATATCACTTATAGGCTTGTCGGCTCTACAAAAAAGGGCACGTATGATAAATTAAAGGGAGTGCGAGTAGAAGGGGTTACGAATTAAATGAGCGACTTTTTTGAACGGAAAAAACAACAATTGAATATAGATTTGAATGATGTACAACAGCAGGCAGTGTTGGCAACGGAAGGACCATTGCTATTGTTGGCTTGTCCGGGTTCTGGGAAAACGACGACGATGATTATGCGCATTGGCTATTTAATCGAGGAAAAGCATGTCAATCCAAGGCGGATCAAGGCGATTACCTTTAGCCGGGCGTCTGCGCGCGATATGACGGAGCGATTTACCCGCTTTTTCCCTGACAGTGAACAGGTGGATTTTTCAACGATCCATAGTTTGGCGTTTACCATTGCGCGAAGTTATTTGACGAAAATTGGCACGTCATTTGAATTGATCGAAGGCGGCGGAAAGGGTCGCCCTTCGGTGACGAAGCCCTTTTTGTTGAAAGGTCTTTATAAGGATATGCTAAAAGAAGATGGCACAGATGATGAGTTGGCGTCCCTTTCAACATTCATTAGTTCCATTAAAAACCGCATGATTCCGCTTGAACAATGGGAGACACTAAAAGGGCCGGTTGACAAGGCGGGGCGAATTGCGCGTAAATATGAACAATATAAATCACGTAGACAAGGGCATCTCTTGCTCGATTTCGATGATATGTTGACGATTGCAGAACAGGCGCTGAGAGAAGACGAGGAGTTGGGCAACCATTTTCGCAATCTCTATGATTATTTGTTGACGGATGAAAGTCAGGATACGTCTCTCGTGCAGCATAAAATTGTTGAGCATTTGGTGGCGCATCATGGCAACCTTTGTGTCGTTGCAGATGATGATCAATCGATTTATACATGGCGAGGGGCGGAACCGGATTATTTGCTGGATTTTCGGAAGGTGTACCCTGATGCACAAGTGTTGATGATGGAGCGTAATTACCGTTCGTCACAAGACATTGTTGAGATGGCATCGAAGTTCATCAAACGCAATGACAAGCGCTATCCAAAAGAGATGCATACAACAAACGGAAAATGTGAGCCGATTACGATTCGGCAACTGGATAATCCGAAACAGCAGTTGGAATATGTGACGTACGAATTGCTAGGCGAGACCGATCTGAATGAAGTTGCGATTCTGTTTCGCAATAACTCCTCATCGACGATGTATGTCAACGAGCTGCATCGGCGTGGTATTCCCTTTTTCATGAAAGATGCGGACGACAAGTTTTTCTCTCATTGGATTGTTAAAGACATATTGAATTTTATGCGACTTAGTTTCAATACGGAGCGCAAAGATATATTTGCGAAAATCGTCATGAAAATGAATCTCTTCATCTCCCGAAGCATGCTGACTAAATTTGAAAATGCGGCAACGACGGGCAATGTTTTTGATGCTTTTATTCAAACGGTTGATCTGAAAGATAGTCAGGCGAAAAAGCTGGCAGATTATAAAAAAGGCTATGCGGTTATTCCAGAAATGCGGCCGGAGCGAGTTATCCAGCTCATTCGGCATGATCTTGGCTATGAGGCGGCATTGAAAAGTAGGGCTGAAAAGTTTGGCTATCGCATTGACAATTTGCTTGGCATTCTGGATACACTGGAAGGCATTGCCGCGCAGTTGCGAACGATGGTGGAGTTTGCCAATCGCTTGAAAGAACTTGAAAAAGCCGTGCAAAATGCCAAGTTCAATCCATCGGATAATGCAGTGACATTATCCACCTTTCACAGTGCAAAAGGTTTGGAATTCCGGCGTGTCTTCATGATTGACTTACTGAAAGGTATTATCCCATCGGAAGAAGACGAGCATGAACAGGCAACATTGGAAGAAGCACGACGGCTCTTTTACGTTGGCATGACACGGGCGAAAGAACGTCTTGAATTGCTTTCTTACGGTCAGGATGAAGGAAAGACAAAGGAAGATTCCCGATTTGTCAATGAAGTGCGGGGATTATTGTTGAGGCCAAGGCCAGCAAAAGAAGAGCCAAAATCCGTGAAAGTGACAAAGG from Sporosarcina sp. FSL K6-1522 includes the following:
- a CDS encoding ATP-dependent helicase, giving the protein MSDFFERKKQQLNIDLNDVQQQAVLATEGPLLLLACPGSGKTTTMIMRIGYLIEEKHVNPRRIKAITFSRASARDMTERFTRFFPDSEQVDFSTIHSLAFTIARSYLTKIGTSFELIEGGGKGRPSVTKPFLLKGLYKDMLKEDGTDDELASLSTFISSIKNRMIPLEQWETLKGPVDKAGRIARKYEQYKSRRQGHLLLDFDDMLTIAEQALREDEELGNHFRNLYDYLLTDESQDTSLVQHKIVEHLVAHHGNLCVVADDDQSIYTWRGAEPDYLLDFRKVYPDAQVLMMERNYRSSQDIVEMASKFIKRNDKRYPKEMHTTNGKCEPITIRQLDNPKQQLEYVTYELLGETDLNEVAILFRNNSSSTMYVNELHRRGIPFFMKDADDKFFSHWIVKDILNFMRLSFNTERKDIFAKIVMKMNLFISRSMLTKFENAATTGNVFDAFIQTVDLKDSQAKKLADYKKGYAVIPEMRPERVIQLIRHDLGYEAALKSRAEKFGYRIDNLLGILDTLEGIAAQLRTMVEFANRLKELEKAVQNAKFNPSDNAVTLSTFHSAKGLEFRRVFMIDLLKGIIPSEEDEHEQATLEEARRLFYVGMTRAKERLELLSYGQDEGKTKEDSRFVNEVRGLLLRPRPAKEEPKSVKVTKASIPLNPEGIQDSEELTVGTTVKHRVFGQGEITGREGNELHIQFGDMEKRLDLETVLSLRLLEKLVI
- the fba gene encoding class II fructose-1,6-bisphosphate aldolase — translated: MALVSMKEMMIKGKKEGYAVGQFNVNNLEYAQAILQAAEEEKSPVILGVSEGAARYMGGFTVVVNMIKGLMHDYGTTVPVAIHLDHGSSFEKCKEAIDAGFTSVMIDASSKALTENIELTNEVVTYAHTHGVSVEAELGVVGGEEDDVIADGIIYADPAECKKLVDNTSIDCLAPALGSVHGPYKGEPNLGFEEMEIISNQSDLPLVLHGGTGIPLKDIQRAISLGTSKINVNTENQIEGTKAVREVLSEDLDVYDPRKYLGPMREAIKATVIGKMREFGSSQRA
- a CDS encoding aldehyde dehydrogenase family protein: MQTSLVKEKLLIDGEWVKTDETHKIYNKYTGELFSEISVAGEELVSRAVAAAVTAYKKTTFAPNDRYTVLMRVAQLLDENSERFAKMIAVEGGKPITDARTEVKRSVATFQMAADETKKLVGEIIPNYNAQGRFLYTVKKPIGVVAAITPFNFPLNLVVHKVAPALAAGNPVIIKPASDTATVTIKLCELLEEAGVPKGYVQCVVGSGRTVGEHLLKDQRIAHYTFTGSPGVGKHIQKTIGLRKATLELGSNSATIVHGDADVKKAAAKLAKMAFAHAGQICISVQRIYVQESIKDQFMEKFLQEVSLLKVGDPLNPTTNVGPMISEIEAERVEGWVNEARQAGAEIVTGGKRSGSIFYPTVITNVKKGMKVVDEELFAPVVTVSSYETIEEAIDLVNDSKYGLQAGIYTADLNLSYRIPYLLEVGGVVINDTCCYRTDQMPYGGVKDSGNGKEGPAYAIQELVETVTVVVNIEE
- a CDS encoding tartrate dehydrogenase; this encodes MDVFKIAVIPGDGIGPEVIEEGIKVMKTATELDGRIRFEFTYFPWGCEYYLANGKMMADDGIDQLRSFDAIYLGAVGYPGVPDHISLWDLLLRIRKEFDQYVNIRPIKLLNGAPCPLVDGNKENIDMLFIRENSEGEYAGAGDWLFKGKPEEVVLQTGVFSRKGTERIIRYAFEEAVRLGKSVTSISKANALNYSMVFWDQVFEEVSKEYPRVKTYSYLVDAAAMHMIKDPSRFEVVVTSNLFGDILTDIGAALAGGMGLAAGANINPEKTCPSMFEPIHGSAPDIANQGIANPLAAIWSASQIFDFFGYEDIGKKLLSAVEKVVEEKSIVTPDLGGNATTAEVGDCVSKWLAEISATATLK
- a CDS encoding MFS transporter; its protein translation is MGALEKSQVNEISKKDHFNFIAVIFCFWFAIYIYAPVFGVYMQSIDFSYSTIGIILGSYGITQVLLRFPLGILSDRLQNIRKQLLVGSFVMALVSSLLLVFFDSAVMILIARLLAGVTASMWVMATVLYSYYFSADKSAKAMGILQFVTVATQFISMAISGYLVHLFGWYFPFWVGAAASILGIYFAWNIKAVHNGKVEVTKSSIGLHIKKTIIIPQIKMLTFLSLIAHAILFITIFGFSFIVADTLGVPEKSFIWLTCAFFIPHALASLGLVFYEMDSRYNKLVLSTSFGLSALFLVLVPLANSFFLLSVLHAGSGFTLGVIFPLLLSEVVRVSPNDLKMSAMGFFQSFYALGIFLGPLLAGMIAESFGLHEVFIFTGVLSLGATVVVILLFE
- the lepB gene encoding signal peptidase I, with translation MENNRKSELISWIQSIAVAFIIALIMRQFLFTPVIVSGESMEPTFEDENKIVISKIYKINRFDMIVFHAPGVEKDYIKRVIGLPGDVVVMENDKLYINGKEYEEQYVEENKERIFEGQKLTQDFEVEVPEGHLFVLGDNRRNSTDSRDLGFIDEKAVVGTVKFRFYPFKEMGIPK
- a CDS encoding GNAT family protein, producing the protein MFPTLTTARLRLTEVHANHAPTIFEILSNPNVVKYYGMDPFHSMEQEEQIVQHFKNIYELKRGIRWAIIIERENKFVGTIGLNNLAVGMKRAEVGFEIHPDFWRSGVTSEALQAVLDYAFEELNLHRMGAVTFPENRASIGLLKKYGFVEEGKLRSYLFQNGQSHDALIHSLLHTDWVLGE